The Streptomyces capitiformicae genome contains the following window.
ACGTTCGTGTTGCCGCTGTCGTCGTCGGTCCTGGCCCACCAGACGTTGGTCCACTCGCCGTAGGTCTCGCGCCGGCCGAGGTTCTGCTGGCAGTAGAAGTAGTTGGTGCCCTGCTTGAGGACGCCGACCTTGGTGCCGGAGGCCGTGTAGGAGTCGGCCGTGCGCCAGACCGTGCAGTTGTACTTGCCGCCGCCGATCGAGTAGCAGGAGGGTTCCGGAGTGGTCTCGCCGCCGGTGGTCCCACCGGTCGTCGTACCGCCGCCGGTGGAGCCGCCCGTGCTGTCCGACGAACCGCCCGAGCCGCCCGAACTGCCCGAACTGCCGTCCGTGGTGCCGCCGCTGGCGTTCTGGGAAGGGGACGCGGAGACCTCGGTCCCCTTCTCGTCGTCCTGCCTCGGCTGCTCGCTCGGGCTCGCGGACTTCTTGTCGTCCTTCTCCTTCTCCTTCTCCTTGTCGCCGGAGCCGTCGGAGAGGCCGAGCGAACCCCGGCTGGGGTCTTCGGAAGGGTCGGCGGTCTCGGTGGCGGAGGGCTGGGCGCCCGTCTCGGTGTCGGCACGGTTGTTCAGGAGCGCGACCGTGACGCCGGTGGCCGCAAGGACGACGGTGACGGCCACGGCGGCGAGCAGGGCGCGGCCCTTGCGGGGGCGGCTGCCGGGCGCGGACACGGAGGTGACCGCTCCCGACGCCGGGACCGCGTGGGAAGCCGCCGCCGGCGGTCCGAAGCCCGGCGGCACCGAGGGAACGCTCCGCTCCGTCTCCTGCCTGGGCGGCGGCGTGGGCCCGCCCGACGTCGGTGCGTCCCCGGCGGCCACGGCCTCCAGGAGTTGCCGGGCCCGGTCGGCGTCCGGACGGGCCTCCGGTCGCTTGTCCATCAGCTGTTGCAGGACGGGACCGAGCGCGCCCGAGCGCTGCGGTTCGGGCAGCGGTTCGGCGACGATCGCGGTGAGCGTCGACCAGGTGGACGTACGGCGGAACGGGGAGGTGCCCTCGACGGCCGCGTACAGGGTGGCGCCGAGTGCCCAGATGTCGGAGGCGGGGCCGGGATCGTTGCCCTGGGCGCGCTCGGGGGCCAGATAGTCGAGAGAGCCGACGAGTTCGCCGCTGCGGGTGAGGTGGGTGGCGGAGCCGTCGTTCGGGTCCTCCATGGTGGCGATGCCGAAGTCGGTGAGCACGACGCGGCCCGAGCGGTCGAGGAGGATGTTGCCGGGCTTGACGTCGCGGTGCAGTACACCGACTTTGTGGGCGGCGGCGAGGGCGTCCATGACCTTGGCCCCGATGGCGGCCGCCTCGCGCGGGTCGAGGAGGCCCCGGTCGCGCAGGACGTCGTCCAGCGACGGCCCGTCGACCAGCTCCATGACGATCAGCGGGCGGCCGTCGACCTCGGCCACGTCGTGCACAGCGACGACTCCGGGGTGGCGGATGCGGGCGGCGGCCCGGGCCTCGCGCTGCATCCGGAGCCCCAGGTCGGCGAGTTCGGGCCCGGCCGCGTCCGTGTAGGTGCGCAACTCCTTGAGGGCGACCTCGCGGTGGAGCACCTCGTCCACGGCCCGCCAGACGACACCCATGCCGCCGCGTCCTAGCTGCTCCGCGACCCGGTACCGCCCGACAAGGAGCCGCCCGACACCGTCCGCCTGTTCGTTCGCCCCCGCAGACACCTACGCCCCGTTCCTGTGACAAACCGATGAGTGGGCGTACAGCCTACGGTGCCGGGAGGGGCGCCCCGAACCGGTGCCAACTGCTGGCACAGGACCGCTACTTACCCGTCGCCGGGACCGCTCTCCTGCCGGCCGGAAATCGTCAGATCCGCACGTCGGGGCGCCGCGAAGCCCTCCAGGTCTGCGCGGGTCAGGCCGGTCGCGCTGGAGACCTCGTCGATGTCGAGTGCGCCGCAGTCGAGGCCCCGCAGGAGGTAGCCGCTGAGCGCCTTGGCCGTGGCGGGCTCGTCCATCACGTCGCCGCCGACGCGGCCCGCGTACCGCGACAGGCGGGCGGCGGCCTGTTCGTAGCCCTCGCGGTAGAAGGCGAAGACGGCGGCGTAGCGGGTGGGGATGTGGCCCGGGTGCATGTCCCAGCCCTGGTAGTAGGCGCGGGCCAGGGCGCGGCGGGTGAGGCCGTAGTGCAGGCGCCAGGCGTCGTGGACCTTCTCCGTGGGGCCGACCGGCAGGACGTTGGTGGAGCCGTCCGAGACGCGTACGCCCGTGCCCGCCGCCGCGACCTGCATGATCGCCTTGGCGTGGTCGGCGGCGGGGTGGTCGCTGGCCTGGTGGGCGGCGGAGACGCCGAGGCAGGCGCTGTAGTCGAAGGTGCCGTAGTGCAGCCCGGTGGCGCGGCCCTCGGCGGCGTCGATCATGCGGGCGACGGTGGCGGTGCCGTCTGCGGCGAGGATGGCCTGGCTGGTCTCGATCTGGATCTCGAAGCCGATCCGGCCGGGCGTGAGGCCCCGCGCCTTCTCGAAGGCCTCCAGGAGCCGGACCATGGCCGAGACCTGCTCGGCGTAGGTGACCTTGGGCAGGGTCAGCACCAGCCCATCGGGCAGGCCGCCGGCCTCCAGCAGGCCGGTGAGGAAGATGTCGAGCGTGCGGATGCCCCGGTCGCGTACCGGCGCCTCCATGCACTTCATCCGGATGCCCATGTACGGGGCGGCCGTGCCCTTGGCGTAGGCCTCGGCGATCAGCCGGGCGGCGCGGGCGGCCGTCTCGTCCTCCTCGGCGTCGGGGCGCGGCCCGTAGCCGTCCTCGAAGTCGACGCGCAGGTCCTCGATCGGTTCACGCTCCAGCTTGGCGCGGACCCGGTCGTACACGGGCCCCGCGAGCTCGTCCGTGAGGCCGAGGACGGCGGCGAAGGACGCGGCGTCGGGAGCGTGCTCGTCGAGGGCGGCGAGTGCCTGCGCGCCCCAGGTGCGGAGGGTGTCGGCGGCGAAGACGTCACCGGGGACGTAGACGGTGTGCACGGGCTGACGGGTGCCGGGGTCTCCCGGGTAGCGGCGCTCCAGCTCCGCGTCGACGGGGGCGAGGGAGGAGCTGATCTCCTCGCTGATGGCGCCCGCGAGACTCGTCGCCACGTTCTCCTGCCGACCCTGCCCCATTCCACACCCTCCATTTTCCGCACAGCGGAATCAACAGTCCGCATAACGCAGCTAACCGTCGATCTTCCCCCTGGTCAACACCGTCTCGAAGTGGGATTCCCCATCCTTTCCCCCTGGTCACTGCGGACCCGCTCTCTTCATACGTATGACAGGAGGCAAGCTTCATCGTGACTTGCAAGGGGAGGGAGATCACGTGCCGAACGAGGTCGGGGTGACGCGCCGCCATGGACTCAAGGCCGCGGCGGCCGCCGCCATCGCAGGACCGCTACTCACCACCGCGGGCTCCACACAGCCCGCTTCCGCCGGCGAGTACGCGGGCGCCCTGAACGTCATGACGTTCAACGTGCGCTTCTCGACGGTCGTCGACAAGACACCGCGCTGGTCCGTGCGCCGACCGGTGATGCGAGAGCTGCTGCGCCGCGAGCGACCGCATGTCATCGGCACCCAGGAAGGGCTCTACCAGCAACTGCGCATGATCGAGAAGGATCTCGGCGGGCACTACGACTGGATCGGCACCGGACGCGGGGGCGGCAGCAAGGACGAGTTCATGGCGATCTTCTACGACACCCGCAGACTCGACCCGATCGAGTTCGATCACTTCTGGCTGTCCGACACCCCGTACACGATCGCCTCGAACACGTGGGACGCGGACTGGCTGCGCATGGTGACCTGGGTGCGTTTCGCCGATCTCGACGACGGGGGCCGGGAGTTCTACGTCCTCAACACCCATCTGGACAGCGTCAGCCAGTACGCCCGCGAGCGCTCCGCGGGACTCATCGGCGAGACCATCGCCGGGTGGGACCGATCGTTACCGGTCATCGTCACCGGCGACTTCAACGCCGAAGCCCACGACAACCAGGTGTACGACCTCATGCTGGACATCGGCCTGGTGGACGCCTGGGACGCCGCGGCCTCGCGGAGTCCGGCGTACGGGACGTACCACGGCTACCGGGGGCTCAGGCCCGGCGGGCGGCGCATCGACTGGATCCTCACCACGCCCGGGGTGACCACGCACTGGGCCGCGATGAACACCTTCTCCGTGGACGGGATGTACCCGAGCGACCATCTGCCGGTGCAGGCCTCGCTGACCCTGGGATGAGCCGAGGCCCCCGTGACCGCGCGTGCGGTCACGGGGGCCTCGTACGCCCTGAGTCGATCAGCCCTTGCGGGCCTTGATCTCCTCGGTGAGCTGCGGGACGACGTCGAAGAGGTCGCCGACCACGCCGTAGTCGACCAGGTCGAAGATCGGGGCTTCAGCGTCCTTGTTGACGGCCACGATCGTCTTCGAGGTCTGCATGCCGGCCCGGTGCTGGATGGCGCCGGAGATGCCGGAGGCGATGTACAGCTGCGGGGAGACGCTCTTGCCGGTCTGGCCGACCTGGTTGGTGTGCGGGTACCAGCCCGCGTCGACGGCGGCACGCGAGGCGCCGACGGCCGCGCCGAGGGAGTCGGCGAGGGCCTCGATGATCGCGAAGTTCTCGGCGCCGTTGACGCCACGGCCGCCGGAGACCACGATCGCGGCCTCGGTCAGCTCCGGGCGACCGGTCGACTCACGCGGGGTGCGGCCGGTGACCTTGGTGCCGGTGGCCTTGTCGGAGAAGGTCACGGACAGGGCCTCGACCGCACCGGCGGCCGGGGCGGCCTCCACGGCGGCCGAGTTGGGCTTGACCGTGACGACCGGGGTGCCCTTGGCGACGCGGGACTTGGTGGTGAAGGAAGCGGCGAACACCGACTGCGTGGCCACCGGGCCCTCGTCGCCGGCTTCCAGGTCGACGGCGTCGGTGATGATGCCCGAGCCGATGCGCAGCGCGAGGCGGGCGGCGATCTCCTTGCCCTCGGCGGAGGAGGGGACCAGCACGGCGGCCGGGGAGACGGCGTCGTACGCGGCCTGCAGGGCGTCCACCTTGGGGACGACCAGGTAGTCGGCGTACTCGGCGGCGTCGTGGGTGAGGACGCGGGTCGCGCCGTGCTCGGCGAGCGTGGCGGCGGTGTCGGCGGCGCCGTTGCCCAGCGCGACGGCGACGGGCTCGCCGATGCGGCGGGCCAGGGTCAGCAGCTCCAGCGTGGGCTTGCGGACGGCACCGTCCACGTGGTCGACGTAAACAAGAACTTCAGCCATTACTACTCCTGGGCGAGAACCCCGAACTTCGGCCGGGGGAAGACATGTTGACTGCTACGCGCGGCGCGTGCCGTTCGGCATCGGGCAGGGCTTGTCCGTCGTGAGGCCGTCTCGGTCGAGCGAGAAGCCCCTTCGGGCGGAGTCACGGGATTGCTCTCCTGCTGATAAGCAATCCACCGGAGCGCGGGTCGCGTTGCAACCGGCCCGCGCCACCGACCCCTAGATGAACTTCTGGCTCGCCAGGAACTCGGCCAGCTGCTTGCCGCCCTCGCCCTCGTCCTTGACGATCGTGCCCGCGGTGCGCGCCGGGCGCTCGGCCGCGGAGTCGACGACCGTGTAGGCGCCCTCCAGACCGACCTCCTCGGCCTCGATGTCGAGGTCGGACAGGTCCCAGGACTGAACCGGCTTCTTCTTGGCCGCCATGATGCCCTTGAAGGACGGGTAACGCGCCTCGCCCGACTGGTCCGTCACGGAGACCACGGCCGGAAGCGACGCCTCCAGCTGCTCGCTCGCGGCGTCGCCGTCACGGCGGCCCTTGACCACGCCGTCCTCGACGGAGACCTCGGAGAGCAGCGTGACCTGCGGAACACCCAGCCGCTCAGCGACCAGTGCCGGGACGATACCGCCGGTGCCGTCGGTGGAGGCCATGCCGGAGATCACCAGGTCGTAGCCGGCCTTCTCGACCGCCTTGGCCAGCACCAGCGAGGTGCCGATGGCGTCGGTGCCGTGCAGGTCGTCGTCCTCGACATGGATGGCCTTGTCGGCGCCCATGGACAGCGCCTTGCGCAGCGCGTCCTTGGCGTCCTCGGGGCCCACCGTCAGGACGGTGATCTCCACGTCGTCGTCGGAGTTCTCGGAGATCTGCAGCGCCTGCTCGACCGCGTACTCGTCCAGTTCGGAGAGCAGACCGTCCACGTCGTCACGGTCGACGGTCAGGTCATCGGCGAAGTGCCGGTCGCCAGTGGCGTCGGGCACGTACTTCACAGTGACAACGATCCTCAAGCTCACGCCGGCTCTCCTACTGCATCGTCTTTTCCGGGCTGCCTTCTATGCAGGCAGCATAGGCGCCTGAAGCGGCCGATCCCGATCGGGGCGGCCCGCGCTCCGAACGAAATATTACTCGCCAGTACGACACCTACATTCCCGCACTCCGCCACCGCTGAGCAAGCGCTTTGGACTGTGAGTTAGGCAACCCTCTGTAATCAGATGGGAATCTACCCGAAGCCTTGGTCCCGAGGCTCAGTCCCGCAGCCCGTTGAACCGTCCCTGGTGGTACAGCAGCGGCCGCCCCACGCCGGTGGGGTCGCCGAGGACGACCTCGGCGAGGACGATGCGGTGGTCGCCGGCCGGGACCCGTGCCACCACCCGGCAGACCAGCCAGGCGAGTACGTCGTCGAGCACGGGAACTCCCTCCGGGCCGCTACGCCATCCGGTGGGCGCCCCGAACCGGTCCGCGCCGCTGCGGGCGAAGGTGGCCGCCAGCTCCTGCTGGTGCTCGCCGAGTATGTGCACGCCCACATACTCCGCCTCGGAGATCACCGGCCAACTGGAGGCGCCGGTGCCTATGCCGAACGAGAGCAGCGGGGGCTCTGCGGAGACCGAGGTGAGCGAGGTGGCGGTGAAACCGACGGGCCCGGTGCCGTCCTGTGCGGTGATGACGGCGACTCCGGCCGCGTGCCGACGGAAGACCGAGCGCAGGAGGTCGGAGGAGGCGAGTTGGGGAAGACCGAGGCCGTGGGTGGCCGTCATGGAGTTGTCCTTCTGCTGAAGTGGACGAGCTGACCGTGGCTGCTCACGTTCACGGACAGCGCGAACTCGCCGTGCGGACCAGGTCCACATGGACGCGCTCGACGAGAAGGAGTTCCCTGGGCATACCGTCAGGCTGACGATCGATAATGCTTACAGTCAAGTACGTTCCGTCATCCGGAAGATGCGACACAGGTCACTCCTCGAACTCCCGAACCTCACACGGCCTCGCCGAGCGCGGCGATGACGTCCGCCTTACGCGGCTGCCCGGTGGCCCGCCGCACGATCCGGCCGTCGGCGTCGAGGACGAGCACGGTCGGCGTCTTGAGGATGTCGAGCCGGCGGACGAGGTCGAGATGCTCTTCGGCGTCGATCTCCACATGGGTGACGCCGGGGACCATGCCGGCGACTTCGGTGAGCACCCGGCGGGTGGCGCGGCAGGGGGCACAGAAGGCGCTGGAGAACTGGACGAGCGTGGCCCGTTCACCGAGCCCCTCCCCCAACTCCGCCGCGCCGAGCCGCTTGTCTCCGTCCCGCCCGCGCACTCTGACTCTCCCGCTCCGCCGCCGCTGCAGCACTCCGTAGACGCTCGCCGCGGCGAGCACCAGCACACACACCACGAGTCCGGTCACAGCGTGCTTCAGCGTTCACGCGACTGCAAAGATTCCCGGCGCCTGGCGGGGATTGGCTTGCGGAATGCTTGCCTCATGGACATTGATGTGAGAGGTCCGCGTTTCGGCGCGGCCGTGACGACCGTCGTGCTGGCGGTCGTCCTGATCACCGGCAGCGTCTGGCTGCTGGCCTGGCAGACGTTCGCGTTCGCGCTGGGCGCGGCGGGCGGGGCGGCGCGTTCGCCGTACGGCTGGGTCTTCCGTAAGGCCGTACGGCCGCGGATCGGGCCGCCGACGGAGCTCGAGGCACCCGAGCCGCCGCGCTTCGCGCAGGCCGTGGGCCTGGTCTTCGCCGCCGTGGGGCTGGTCGGCTACGCGGTGGGGCCCGAATGGCTGGGGCTCGCGGCGACCGGGGCGGCGCTGGCGGCCGCCTTCCTCAACGCGGTGTTCGGGTACTGCCTGGGGTGCGAGATGTACCTGCTCGTCCGGCGGGTGACCGTGCGCGCCGAGTAAAGGTGAGGTGAAGCACGGCGGTCGGACGTGTGTCCGACGTGACGAGAATCTCGCCCTTCACCGGCACCAGGACTGGCTACTCGTCCGTTCTTGGGGCACGATCTGCGAGATGCCGTAAACCTACGGCTGCGTAACTTCCCGCCGGGAGCCCCCTTCCCAGGCAGAGAGAAGGGTCCACTCCGTCCATGGCAGAGCTTGCCTACCGTCCCGCCATCGGTCTCGCCCGCACCCTGTTCAAGGCATGGGACCTGAAGATCGACTGCAAGGGCTCGGAGAACATCCCGCGCTCGGGCGGCGCGGTCCTGGTGAGCAATCACATCAGCTATCTGGACTTCATCTTCGACGGCCTGGCGGCGCTGCCGCAGAAGCGTCTGGTGCGCTTCATGGCCAAGGAGTCGGTGTTCCGGCACAAGATCTCCGGGCCGCTGATGCGCAACATGCGGCACATCCCGGTGGACCGCGAGCAGGGTGAGGCGGCCTACGCGCACGCGCTGGACTCGCTGCGCTCGGGTGAGATCGTCGGGGTTTTCCCCGAGGCCACCATCTCGCAGTCGTTCACCCTGAAGAGCTTCAAGTCGGGTGCCGCCCGCCTGGCCCAAGAGGCGGGCGTCCCGCTGATCCCGATGGCGGTGTGGGGCACGCAGCGGCTGTGGACCAAGGGCCACCCGCGCAATTTCAAGCGCAGCCACATCCCGATCACCATCCGGGTCGGTGAGGCACTGGAGGCCTCCAAGGACAAGTACGCCGGCGCGATCACCCGGCAGCTGCGCGAGCGCGTTCAGGAGCTGCTGGAGGCCGCGCAGCGCGCCTACCCCGTGCGCCCCAAGGGCCCGGACGACACCTGGTGGATGCCGGCCCACCTCGGCGGCACGGCCCCGACGCCGGAGCAGGTCCGCGAGGCCGAGGCACACTGATCCGATCCCCGGGGCTCACGGGGAAGCTCACCTCACGGCGCGGGCTTCACGGATTCCAGTCCGTGGACAGGGAACCGATGAAGCCCGCCCCGAAGTTGAGCACGACCAGCTGCGCCACGGCGGTGAGCCACAGCCGGCCGAGCAGGGCGAGGCCGACGCTCACGCCCGCGAACCGGTGGAGGAACACCACGGAGTTGTGCTGGTAGGTCTCGCCGGTCGGGTTCATCATGCCCGGGTAGGGAAGCCAGTCCTCGGTGAAGACGCCCTCCGTGCCACCGGCCAGGATCCAGCCGACGACGAGCAGGTCCACGGCGACCATCAGCGCGGCGATGCGCATGTCCGCGCGCTGATGCCCCTCGGACCGCTCGAAGAACCTCTGGATTCTCCCTGCCTCGCTCATCCGTACCCCCCGTTGTCCACGTTCGTCCTGCTGGACCTTTCACACGGACGGCGTGTGCACGGTGATACGCGTGCCGGGGCTGAACTTCTCGACCAGTTCTGCCAGTTCCGCCGCCGCGCGCTCGACGTCGGCCACCGGCATGGGTGCCAGGCTCTCCAGGAGGAAGATCGCCGAGGTGGATTCCTCGGTGAGCCGGGTGCGGGGGCCCTGACGCCAGTTCCAGCGGCGGCAGGTCACGCCCGTCTCGTCGCGCCACACCACCTCGCCGGGTTCGGGGTGTTCGACGACCTCCTCGCCCGCCGCGGCGGTCACGAAGTCCTCGTCGCCGGCGGCCCGCACGAGCCGCATCCCGCCCTCGATCCGGTCGATGTCCTCACCGCCGACCGGGATCAGATGGGCGACGCTGATCGCGTTGTAGACGTCGACGAGGACGTTGATCCGGGGCAGTCCGGCCTCCGAGAGCGCCCGCTTGGCGAGCGCCTCCGCCGAGTTGCGGGTGCGGGAGGGCTTGGCGCCGAACGCCGTGTACGTCTCGCGCCAGGCCGCCATGTGCGGGTCCTCGTGCGGGGCGCGCCCGTCCAGTCGTACGGCCAGACGGCGGGCCGCGTCGTCGAGGAGGGCCGAACTCTCGGCGGTGCTGGGCCCGTTGGCCAGGTCGTACGCCTCGACGGCGACGTGGGTGAAGCCGGGTGCGAGGGCGCGCACCTCGTCGGACACGGTCAGGGAGAGGGTCATCGTCTGCCTCAGAGTGCGGTGGGGAGCGTCTTCCAGAGGTACGGCCGGTCGGGGGCGGCTTTGAGGGCGCTCAGTACGGCCGGATGAGGTTCAGCGTACAGGACCGGCCAGTCCATCTCATTGGACTCAGGGTCTGGCGTGAAGGCCAGCCGCTCACCATCGAGGGAGAACCGGGCGTCGACGCCCGGCTTGTTGCCCCGCGGATCCTGACGATGCCAGGCGCCGTTGAACCGTACGGCGACCAGGCCATGGACCACGTCGAATTTCTGGTAGCAGAGCGCGGTCGGGATGTCCTCGGCACGCAGCAGGGCCGCCAGGGCGTGGGCCTTGGCGTAGCAGATGCCGGTCCGCTGCTCCAGGACGTCGGAGGCGCGCCACGTCACACGCGGGTCGCCGGAGTCCTGCGAGTGGGGGATCTCGTCGCGCACGAACTCGAACGCCAGGCGCGCATAGGCATACGAGTCCTCGGCACCCTTGGCGAGCCGCGCGGCCGTCTCGCGGACCAGGGCGTGATCGTGGTCAATGGCCTCGTCAGCGGCCAAGTATGCGGAAAGGTCGGGGGTGTTCTGGATCAGCTCCATGCCCGCAGAGCATAGGTATGCAATCACCCGAGAGTCAATGCATTTTCGGGTGACCGCATACTTATGCAGAACGCCTCAGCGTGCCATCTCCTCCTTCAGCGCCGCCACGAAGCCGTCCACGTCCTCCTCGGTGGTGTCGAACGCGCACATCCAGCGGACGTCGCCGGCGGCCTCGTCCCAGAAGTAGAAGCGGTAGCGCTTCTGCAGGCGCTCGCTCACGTCGTGCGGGAGGCGGGCGAAGACGGCGTTGGACCGGACGGGGTGGAGGATCTCCACCCCGTGGACCGCGCGGACGCCCTCGGCCAGCCGCTGGGCCATCTCGTTGGCGTGGCGGGCGTTGCGCAGCCAGAGGTCCTTGGCGAGCAGCGCCTCCAACTGCACGGACACGAAGCGCATCTTGGAGGCCAGCTGCATGGACAGCTTGCGCAGGTGCTTCATGTGGCTGACGGCGTCCTGGTTGATGACGACGACGGCCTCGCCGAACATCGCGCCGTTCTTGGTGCCACCCAGGGAGAGGATGTCGACGCCGACCGCGTTGGTGAACGTACGCATCGGCACGTTCAGGGCGGCGGCCGCGTTGGCTATGCGGGAGCCGTCCAGGTGGACCTTCATACCGTGGGCGTGGGCGTGCTCGCAGATCGCGCGGATCTCGTCGGGCGTGTAGAGGGTGCCCAGCTCGGTGCTCTGAGTGATGGAGACGACCTGTGGCATGGCGCGGTGCTCGTCGTCCCAGCCGTACGCCTGCTTGTCGATCAGTTCAGGCGTGAGCTTGCCGTCGGGGGTCGGCACGGTGAGCAGCTTGAGACCGCCCATGCGCTCGGGGGCCCCGCCCTCGTCGACGTTGATGTGGGCGCTCTCGGCGCAGATCACCGCACCCCAGCGGTCGGTGAGCGCCTGGAGGGCGACGACGTTGGCGCCGGTGCCGTTGAAGACCGGGAACGCCTCGGCGGTGGCGCCGAAGTGGCTGCGGACGATCCGCTGGAGGTTCTCGGTGTACTCGTCCTCGCCGTACGCGACCTGGTGCCCGCCGTTGGCCAGGGCCAGGGCGGCGAGCACCTCGGGGTGGGCCCCCGCGTAGTTGTCGCTGGCGAAGCCGCGGATCGCGGGGTCGTGATGGCGACGAGCGTCGGTCTTGGGTGGGTTCACGGCTTCTCTGTGAGCCACAGACGGTTCCCGTTCACTTCGGCGGCGGGCTTGTCCCAGACGCCGGCGATGGCCTCGGCCAGCTCCTTGACGTCGGTGAAGCCCGCGAACTTCGCGTTGGGGCGCTCGGCGCGCATCGCGTCGTGCACCAACGCCTTCACCACCAGGATCGCAGCCGCGGACGTCGGCCCGTCGGGCCCCCC
Protein-coding sequences here:
- a CDS encoding threonine aldolase family protein, whose product is MNPPKTDARRHHDPAIRGFASDNYAGAHPEVLAALALANGGHQVAYGEDEYTENLQRIVRSHFGATAEAFPVFNGTGANVVALQALTDRWGAVICAESAHINVDEGGAPERMGGLKLLTVPTPDGKLTPELIDKQAYGWDDEHRAMPQVVSITQSTELGTLYTPDEIRAICEHAHAHGMKVHLDGSRIANAAAALNVPMRTFTNAVGVDILSLGGTKNGAMFGEAVVVINQDAVSHMKHLRKLSMQLASKMRFVSVQLEALLAKDLWLRNARHANEMAQRLAEGVRAVHGVEILHPVRSNAVFARLPHDVSERLQKRYRFYFWDEAAGDVRWMCAFDTTEEDVDGFVAALKEEMAR